GCACCTGAGACGTGGTCATACAGGGACTGCGCCTCAACAATCGCTACCAGTTCACTGCTCAGCATCAGCAGAAAGAACAACCCGATAATGCAGATGAACAGAAGGTTCACCACCAGCGACGGTGTCTGAAATCGGCTGGTCTGCATGAAGTCGTATGGAGGGCCATGCAGAAAAGTCGCGATCGTCCGGACCGCACCAAATGACGCGTAGGCTGCCATGAGCGCCGCGAAGACGTTCAGGATCGACCGCTGTCTGGCCTGGTGGAACAACTCCACCGCGATCAGCCCGCGCGAAACCAACAGCACGCACGACACGATAACGATCCGCGCGGCGACCCGGTCCTGCACCGCGCTGAAGTACGTCAGCAGCAAAAGGGCGACAACGCACATGATCGAAAGGAAGCGAGTCGTCCGTGGACTACGAAAGAAAAGCAATATCCCGCGATAGAACAGCACAAATGTCGAGAAGATCAGGGAATGCTCGACAACGACAGCGACAGAGTTCGGCACGCCGCTTCGTAGAAGAATCAGGATGCACGCCAGAAAGCCCGAAAAAAATCCCAGCGCGAAGGACCCGGTGCCAGGCAGATGACGATACATCCGCCTCATTCCCAGAAAGGCGATCGAGTAAACCATCGTCAGCAGAATCTGACATGCGAAGAGCGTTCTGTTATCCATCCACGAGAGCCACATAATCTTGTGCAAAGTGCAATAAAGCGGTGCAGCCAGGTTAAGCGGACACGAGTTGAGGTTTGCGGCGCGTCCGACGCTCACATCACTGGGAAACAGGCTGGTTCAGCTGGTTCTAACTGCTTCTATTGATCGGCAATCAGCGAGAAACCGAGAGGAGGAGAGACAATTTGAACAACGGAGATCGACGAGTTGCCGAAAACTCGACTTTCGATTGCGTTGCGGCGATGGGTGTGGCATTTGCGCTTTGGTCAGGGTTGTTTGAAGTTGAGCCAGGCAAGGTTCATGTTGCCGCCGGTGAGGATGTGGACGGTGAGGACGCTTTTGCCGGCGGGGAGGTTGAGTTTGAAGAGGCTTGGGGTTAGGTTCCAGTGGTGCCACTGACGCCAGGCGAGGGGGTCGGCCTGGTTGAAGGTGGATTGGATGGTGAGGGGGCCGGTGGCGGGTTTGCCGTTGAGGTCGATGGAGATGGTCCCTCCGCGGTTGGAGGTGTAGAGAAGGTCGGCGGGGTAGAGGCCGGCGTGGGCGACTTCGACGGTGATGTTGAACCACTCGCCGGGCTCGGTCCAGCCGACGTAGAGCTGGTCTTCGGGCGGGAGGACGAGAGAGTAGGGGCTGTTGTCGGTGGGGTCGGGCGTGGTGTGGAACTTGGTGTAGGAGGTGTCGACGCCCTCGTGGATGCGGAACTCGTGGAGGTAGGAGCCGTCGGCGGGATTGAGCTCGCCGGAGCCGTGATTGACGGAGTCGGTGTCGTGGTAGGCGATGCCTTCGCCGCCGGTGTCGTAGTAGGCGCACTCGACTTTGCCGGGGATGATTTGCGGCGCGTTTTTGTGGCGGTCGTCGTGGTAGGGCGTGCCCTTGTAGTCGCTGGGCAGATTGTTTTGAACGGCGAAGACGGTGGTGGTGAGGAGCGTGGCGAGGAGGGCTGCGAGCGGTCTTCTTTGCAAGAGGGTAGTGGCCTTTCGGAGACGGGTGCGGTGTTGGAGACGAGATGATGGTACACCGCACCTTCTTGCAGGCCTGGTTCGTGTGGTCGGGTTAATGGGGGTCGGTGGCCATGGCGTCGTTGAATTGTTTGAAGAAGGCGTTGTACTTTTCGGGGCCGTTTTGTTCGGAGAAGCGGAGAGGCTTGACGCGTTCGACGAGGACTTCGGTGACGTCGGGTTGGGATTTGAGGATGTTGATGGTCTCGTTGAGGTAGTCGGCTAGCGGCATGGCGCGTGGGTCGGAGGCTTGCTTGCTGCCCATAAGCTCGGTCTGGACGTAGGGTGGGATGAGTTCGATGACCTGAATGTTGGTGGACTTCAGTTGATAGCGCAGGGCCTGGGTGTAGGAGTGGATGGCGGCCTTGGTGGCGTTGTAGGTGGGGGTCATCGCCATGGGGATGAAGGCAAGGCCGGAGGTGACGGTGAGAATAGCGGCGTGGGGTTGCTTTTCGAGGTGAGGAAGAAGAGCTGCGGTGAGACGGATGGGGCCGAGGAGATTGGTGGTGATGATTGCCTCGGCGTCGGTGAGG
This Tunturibacter gelidoferens DNA region includes the following protein-coding sequences:
- a CDS encoding GGDEF domain-containing protein — encoded protein: MDNRTLFACQILLTMVYSIAFLGMRRMYRHLPGTGSFALGFFSGFLACILILLRSGVPNSVAVVVEHSLIFSTFVLFYRGILLFFRSPRTTRFLSIMCVVALLLLTYFSAVQDRVAARIVIVSCVLLVSRGLIAVELFHQARQRSILNVFAALMAAYASFGAVRTIATFLHGPPYDFMQTSRFQTPSLVVNLLFICIIGLFFLLMLSSELVAIVEAQSLYDHVSGALNRRGIDQRLALELVRAERNGYELAVALIDIDHFKQINDTAGHAAGDAALKQVVEVISSRLRSYDFFGRYGGDEFLLVFSQTSYEDALRIAERIEHAVSGLAVSRFALPITLSIGLTFARPCETAVSTLARADRALYNAKRAGRNCIRVLLASVEDASEDGVHVHVGEAITS
- a CDS encoding SDR family oxidoreductase, which codes for MNTTGNTILITGGGSGIGRGLAEAFHKLGNHVIIAGRRKQALDDTVAANPGMSSAILDIENAASIRAFAAKLIADFPALNAVVHNAGIMRPEKLLAQPEDLTDAEAIITTNLLGPIRLTAALLPHLEKQPHAAILTVTSGLAFIPMAMTPTYNATKAAIHSYTQALRYQLKSTNIQVIELIPPYVQTELMGSKQASDPRAMPLADYLNETINILKSQPDVTEVLVERVKPLRFSEQNGPEKYNAFFKQFNDAMATDPH